In Penaeus chinensis breed Huanghai No. 1 chromosome 19, ASM1920278v2, whole genome shotgun sequence, a single genomic region encodes these proteins:
- the LOC125035465 gene encoding NADH dehydrogenase [ubiquinone] 1 alpha subcomplex subunit 13-like has translation MAAPTQDLPPKGGYEAINFKRIPARTLFSGGQMFAGFSLMTAVAGYLYFRTYKKIRIEEVEMRSATLALEPLLLAERDREFLKQLRKNREEEEKLMAGVEGWEVGKHYGEPIYKTVPSDRFIDPTVQEYYAHGPTSSFTRHSLFSLWS, from the exons ATGGCGGCGCCGACGCAGGATCTCCCTCCCAAAGGGGGCTATGAAGCCATCAATTTCAAGAGAATTCCTGCGAGAACTCTTTTCTCGG GGGGCCAGATGTTTGCTGGCTTCTCTCTCATGACTGCAGTGGCTGGGTACCTCTACTTCCGCACATACAAAAAGATCAG GATTGAGGAGGTTGAGATGAGGAGTGCCACCTTAGCACTTGAGCCACTTCTCCTagctgagagagacagggagttcCTGAAGCAGCTTCGgaagaatagagaggaggag GAAAAGCTCATGGCTGGTGTTGAAGGCTGGGAAGTTGGCAAGCATTATGGGGAGCCCATTTACAAGACTGTCCCCAGTGACCGCTTCATCGACCCCACTGTGCAGGAATACTATGCCCACGGCCCCACAAGTTCCTTCACACGAcattcactcttctccctctggTCATAA